A part of Actinomycetes bacterium genomic DNA contains:
- a CDS encoding 2,3-diphosphoglycerate synthetase, producing MIDLLKRKKNLNKRLVALIDGEHYPDVTHDAIQKLRDLFPGEVVGIIFLGGTEKLIMDDPEKYFGEKLFVIKDLDSDFRKALNVFHPDIAYDLSDEPVVNYRIRMKIASYCMAAGCSYMGPDFLFEYSPKSLSISKPSISIIGTGKRLGKTAISGYISKQMVKNNIDVCVLAMGRGGPAQPQVIKGGDVKITPEFLLDLSHKGLHASSDYLEDALMSSITTVGCRRCGGGFGGKIFLTNIKQGIKKVEQIDPHLAIVEGSGASIPDVKTDAAICVMGAYQDWDSIIGYLGLYRIMVSDMVVITMCESPLADQNKIDFLKQQVALLNPSAKVFTSVFRPQPLQDIKGRQVFVAMTAKHNIEKEIKTYIEKQFSCRVKYISFNLSNRKRLRRDLETAEGYDTILTELKAASVDVLTDFAFSNEKLIVYMNNIPIMNDSIQFEQELLNIYGRINK from the coding sequence ATGATAGATTTGTTAAAGAGAAAAAAGAACTTAAATAAGCGTCTGGTAGCGCTTATAGATGGCGAGCATTATCCCGACGTAACTCACGATGCCATACAGAAACTCAGGGACTTATTCCCTGGTGAGGTAGTGGGCATTATTTTTCTGGGAGGAACAGAAAAGCTGATTATGGATGACCCGGAAAAATATTTCGGGGAGAAATTATTCGTTATAAAAGATCTTGATTCTGATTTCCGCAAGGCCCTAAATGTGTTCCACCCGGATATAGCCTATGATCTGAGTGATGAACCGGTAGTAAATTACAGGATTAGAATGAAAATAGCTTCCTACTGTATGGCTGCTGGTTGCAGTTATATGGGTCCTGATTTCTTGTTTGAATATAGCCCTAAATCATTAAGTATAAGCAAGCCATCTATTTCCATTATCGGCACCGGCAAAAGGCTGGGCAAAACAGCTATAAGTGGTTATATATCCAAACAGATGGTTAAAAACAATATAGATGTTTGCGTCCTGGCTATGGGAAGGGGCGGCCCGGCCCAGCCCCAGGTAATTAAGGGAGGCGATGTTAAGATAACCCCGGAATTCCTTTTAGATTTGAGCCACAAGGGGCTCCATGCCAGTTCTGACTATCTTGAAGATGCTTTAATGAGCAGTATTACTACTGTAGGTTGCAGAAGATGTGGAGGGGGATTTGGCGGTAAGATATTTTTGACCAATATAAAACAGGGTATTAAGAAAGTGGAACAGATAGATCCTCATCTGGCAATAGTGGAGGGAAGCGGGGCTTCAATACCTGATGTAAAGACCGATGCTGCTATCTGTGTTATGGGGGCTTACCAGGACTGGGATAGTATAATTGGATACTTGGGCCTTTATAGAATAATGGTATCGGATATGGTGGTGATAACCATGTGTGAATCACCTTTGGCAGACCAGAACAAAATAGATTTTCTCAAACAGCAGGTGGCCTTATTAAACCCTTCGGCAAAAGTATTTACTTCTGTGTTCAGGCCCCAGCCCTTACAGGATATAAAGGGTAGGCAGGTTTTTGTAGCCATGACTGCAAAACATAATATCGAGAAGGAAATTAAAACCTATATAGAAAAACAATTTAGCTGCAGGGTAAAATATATTTCATTTAATCTTTCTAACCGAAAACGGCTGAGAAGGGATTTGGAGACTGCTGAGGGGTATGATACTATACTAACTGAACTTAAAGCAGCATCCGTAGATGTACTTACTGATTTTGCTTTCAGTAATGAAAAACTTATTGTTTATATGAATAATATCCCCATTATGAATGACTCTATCCAGTTTGAGCAGGAATTGTTAAATATTTATGGAAGGATAAACAAATAA
- a CDS encoding 2-phosphoglycerate kinase (catalyzes the formation of 2-phospho-D-glyceroyl phosphate from ATP and 2-phospho-D-glycerate), which yields MQKRYPPEPNVIVISDKKSGLPFSKGILASSIAVAGLDYATSHRIALDIQEYFIDNKINSVSLEELRSLAFRFIKEEVGLEQAEKYLLWQSVGKLKKPTIILIGGATGVGKSTIATLIASRLNITRIVSTDAIREVMRASVSDKLIRPLRGSSYNAYKNLTLPPSGVEPVILGFREQVMAVAVGVEAIIRRSVEEKSDIVIEGAHVVPGYLDIEEFASKALIIEIVISVPDKEVHKEHFTKRTYETQGSRPMQRYIKHLDKIQKIQAYIEELASKNRVKKIVNYDLDSTVSEVLEVIFAMVKKEFSKVGN from the coding sequence ATGCAAAAAAGGTATCCACCGGAACCCAATGTAATAGTAATATCGGACAAAAAAAGCGGTTTGCCTTTTTCCAAGGGCATACTGGCTTCTTCCATAGCAGTAGCTGGCCTGGATTATGCTACTTCCCACCGGATTGCTTTAGATATTCAGGAATATTTTATAGACAATAAAATAAATTCAGTCTCGCTGGAAGAACTTAGATCCCTGGCTTTCAGGTTTATAAAAGAGGAAGTGGGGCTGGAGCAGGCTGAAAAATATCTGTTGTGGCAGTCGGTAGGCAAACTCAAAAAACCTACCATAATTTTAATAGGCGGAGCCACAGGGGTAGGCAAATCAACTATTGCTACCCTTATTGCCAGCAGGCTCAATATAACCAGGATTGTATCCACTGACGCTATCAGGGAAGTTATGAGGGCTTCGGTTTCGGATAAATTGATCCGGCCGCTGAGAGGGTCTTCTTATAATGCATATAAAAACCTTACTCTGCCGCCTTCAGGAGTGGAACCGGTAATCCTTGGTTTCAGGGAGCAGGTAATGGCTGTAGCGGTGGGAGTAGAGGCAATTATAAGGAGGAGCGTAGAAGAGAAATCTGACATTGTGATAGAGGGAGCCCATGTAGTCCCTGGTTATTTAGATATTGAGGAGTTTGCCTCCAAAGCCCTTATAATCGAGATTGTAATTTCAGTTCCAGATAAGGAAGTACATAAGGAGCATTTTACCAAGCGAACCTATGAAACTCAGGGCTCCAGGCCAATGCAAAGGTATATTAAGCATCTGGACAAGATTCAAAAAATACAGGCATACATTGAAGAATTAGCTTCAAAAAACAGGGTCAAGAAAATTGTTAATTACGACCTGGACAGCACTGTATCTGAGGTGCTGGAAGTTATATTTGCTATGGTAAAAAAAGAGTTCAGCAAGGTAGGAAATTAG